The sequence ACTGGCTACAAATCCGACTTCTATCCAATACCGCACTCAAATTATCCAGAACGCTCAAAGATTGAGCGAGCGTTTTAAGGATGTTTACGACAGTATAAGTTCGTTGCAGCATCTTTTGAAAAACGAAACCGTATCGAAAGTAGAGCAGATGAATTCTTATTTGAAAGAAATCTATGATTTGAACAGAAAAATTTACGACAACGAAGCCGTGGGTATTAAAGCCAGCGAACTGATGGACAGAAGAGATTTGCTTTTGAACGAATTGAGCAAACTTGCCAACATTACGATAAGCAACAATGAGTATGGAACCGTGACGGTGAGCGTAGGCGGAGTTCTTGCCGCCGACAGGAATGTTTATACGGAATTTACAGTCAAGCTGGACGGCGGTAAATTAAAGGTCGTTCCTAAAGCCGACGAAAACAGCTCCGTTATCCTGAATAGCGGAGAATTGTTTGCTTTGACGGAACTGTATTCAAAACAAATTCCCAAATACAAGAGCGACCTGGAAAATCTTGCCAATGTGTTCATCGACAAAGTAAATGAATTGCACAGACAGGGCTATACGCTTGTTCAAAGCGGCTCGTCTTCCACCGACATTCCGTTCTTCGGAACCCTAAGCGGCGGTACAGTGGTAGACGCATTTGTCGACGGAAAAATAAATATTAATCCCGCTATACTGAATAATCCCAAGAACATAGCCGCTTCCGGCGCGGCTAATAACGACGGAAATTCCGACTATGCGGTCAACATCGCAAGCCTTGCCGATACGAAATTCAGCGAACTCGGCGATCAAACAATTCTTGAAGCTTATTCTACGATTTTGAATAACTTCGGACTGGAAAAAGTTCAAAGCGAAAACCGTATTCAAACAAGCGAAATGGTGCTGCAGCAGCTGAATCTTCAAAAATCATCCTACTCGGGCGTGTCGATAGACGAGGAGATGACTAATGTAATAAAATACCAACGTTCATACGAAGCGGCGGCTCGTTTAATTCGCGCGGCGGACGAAATGTTGGAAACTATAATTCAAATGGTATAGCAGATGAGAATAACCGAAAACATACTGTCGAATAAATATCTCTATAATCAGGAAAAAATTAACAACGAAAAAATTAAGATTCAGAACCAGCTGATTACTAACAGCCGCATAGAAAAATTAAGCGACGATTTGTTCGGCTCTCTGGAAATTATCAATATCGATTCTCAAATTAAAAAAATCGAGACTTATCAAAAGAATATCGATTATTCGAAAGAATTCGTAAAGTTCACAATCAATTCGCTGGATAATATTGTGGGCGAAACTCAGAAAATTATCAGTCAGGTAGTCAACATAGACAATGCGGTAAACGCAAATTTCAGTACGGTTGCGCAATCCGTGCGAGCGTCGCTCGAATCGATAGTACAGAACTTAAATTCAAAATATAACGACATGTATCTGTTCGGAGGCACAAATTACACAACAGACCCATGGTCGATCGACGCTAACGGTAAAGTGGTCACTAATTCCGCCGATATGAGCGGCGAGGTAAAAGTTCAGATTTCAAGCGGGATAAAAGACAGCGTCAATGTGCCGGGCAGTAAAATAGAAGCCAGCGATTTACTCGCCACAATAAACGACATAATCGACTCGCTCGACGCGGGCGCAGCGCCGGGTCAGGCATTAAAGGATAGATTGAATGCCGCATATAAGGAAATTCTCTCAATCCAGTCGTTAACCGGCGAGAAATACAACAGACTGGAAGATATTCGTACGATCCTGGATAATCAGTTGACCGACGCTCAGGAAATGCTTTCCAAAAGGAAAGAAATCGATCCTGCCGAATTATCGATCGACCTGCAATATCAGGATTATTTGTTGCAATTGTCTTATAAATTAGCTTCATCCATATTACCAAAATCAATTCTGGATTATATGTAATGCGAAAATCGGGAGCATTTATCGGTTTAACGCTGGGAGTTTTTTCGATATTCGGCGCCTTTATAATAGAAGGAGGATCGATAAAGGCGCTTTTTATAGTATCGTCGCTCGTTATAGTTTTCGGCGGCACTTTTGCGGCGGTTATTATCGGTTTCGGACTCGATAATTTCAGCAAAATTTTTCAGTTGATCCGTCTTGCATATTTCCCCCCGAAATACGACATAAAAAAGATTGTCGATATTTTCATTGAGTTGTCGGTTAAAGCCAGAAAGGAAGGACTCCTTGCCATTGAAAAAGATATTGCCAAATTTCCTTACAGCTTTCCGAGGAAGATGACTAAATATGCCATCGACGGAATCGACCCCGAGTCGATTTACTCACTGGCTCAGATGGAAATAAAGGCAATGCAGGAACGACATTACTCGAATATCTTTTTATTCACGAAAATGGGGGGCTATGCTCCCACAATGGGAATTATCGGCACTGTGATGGGCCTTATTATGACACTGGCAAACGCAGGCGCCGACCCGAATTCATTGATAAAGAACATTGCAACCGCGTTTATAGCTACATTATGGGGCGTGTTCAGCGCCAATATAATTTGGTTGCCAATCGGAGACAGACTTAAAAATGCCATTTGGAAGAAAAATATGATGGAAGTAACTCTGGAGGGAGTAATCACACTCCTAAGTGGAGAGATTCCTTCGATAATGAAAGCGCGTCTGGTTGGAATGCTTCCGAC comes from Melioribacter roseus P3M-2 and encodes:
- a CDS encoding flagellar hook-associated protein FlgL, with product MRITENILSNKYLYNQEKINNEKIKIQNQLITNSRIEKLSDDLFGSLEIINIDSQIKKIETYQKNIDYSKEFVKFTINSLDNIVGETQKIISQVVNIDNAVNANFSTVAQSVRASLESIVQNLNSKYNDMYLFGGTNYTTDPWSIDANGKVVTNSADMSGEVKVQISSGIKDSVNVPGSKIEASDLLATINDIIDSLDAGAAPGQALKDRLNAAYKEILSIQSLTGEKYNRLEDIRTILDNQLTDAQEMLSKRKEIDPAELSIDLQYQDYLLQLSYKLASSILPKSILDYM
- a CDS encoding motility protein A, with the translated sequence MRKSGAFIGLTLGVFSIFGAFIIEGGSIKALFIVSSLVIVFGGTFAAVIIGFGLDNFSKIFQLIRLAYFPPKYDIKKIVDIFIELSVKARKEGLLAIEKDIAKFPYSFPRKMTKYAIDGIDPESIYSLAQMEIKAMQERHYSNIFLFTKMGGYAPTMGIIGTVMGLIMTLANAGADPNSLIKNIATAFIATLWGVFSANIIWLPIGDRLKNAIWKKNMMEVTLEGVITLLSGEIPSIMKARLVGMLPTSEQYEKISA
- the flgK gene encoding flagellar hook-associated protein FlgK, which gives rise to MGIGKIFDISVRTMATYQRALDVTSQNVSNAGNEEYTRQKVVFGTEETQAGIGMGVKIQDVVRVKNDLIDKQIYQYQSTYSDANKRSELLQQVETILAEPGDYGLSNYFNQFFNSWSQLATNPTSIQYRTQIIQNAQRLSERFKDVYDSISSLQHLLKNETVSKVEQMNSYLKEIYDLNRKIYDNEAVGIKASELMDRRDLLLNELSKLANITISNNEYGTVTVSVGGVLAADRNVYTEFTVKLDGGKLKVVPKADENSSVILNSGELFALTELYSKQIPKYKSDLENLANVFIDKVNELHRQGYTLVQSGSSSTDIPFFGTLSGGTVVDAFVDGKININPAILNNPKNIAASGAANNDGNSDYAVNIASLADTKFSELGDQTILEAYSTILNNFGLEKVQSENRIQTSEMVLQQLNLQKSSYSGVSIDEEMTNVIKYQRSYEAAARLIRAADEMLETIIQMV